The proteins below are encoded in one region of Ferroplasma acidiphilum:
- a CDS encoding amidohydrolase family protein, protein MEFSGNIYYNGKLRRGTLKVDDTGESFSNKTGNTNHGTLIPMPVNAHTHVGDSFINEEPKGTLPEIVGPDGLKHRFLDNADDNEVINYISKTNNFMEKNGTISYFDFRENGLKGINMIKRGNKKFIKPVIFARPYNNDDINKIIDNSNGVGISSISDMDYDDIYDVSIKTHKKNKIFALHFSENINEDIDKVMNLKPDLLIHGIEANDTDLDIIGKNNVSIVITPRSNIFYGKRPDYNKFLKHNINLMLGTDNVFVTEPDIFSEMDFLYRYQRFLNYVSPENILKMVIDNPYTFLKKNNIKIKKRYLFFKNELLNEYQLVTKKHYFNPVKIL, encoded by the coding sequence ATGGAATTTTCAGGCAATATATATTATAATGGAAAGTTGCGAAGAGGCACATTAAAAGTAGATGACACCGGTGAATCATTCAGTAATAAAACCGGAAATACGAACCATGGCACATTAATTCCAATGCCTGTAAATGCCCATACACATGTAGGTGATTCATTTATAAACGAAGAGCCGAAGGGCACATTGCCTGAAATCGTGGGTCCTGATGGCTTAAAGCATAGATTTTTAGATAATGCTGATGATAATGAAGTAATAAATTATATATCAAAAACCAACAATTTTATGGAGAAAAATGGAACAATATCATATTTTGATTTCCGAGAAAATGGGTTGAAGGGAATAAATATGATAAAAAGAGGAAATAAAAAGTTTATAAAACCCGTAATATTTGCAAGGCCTTACAATAACGATGATATAAATAAGATAATAGACAATTCTAATGGAGTGGGTATAAGTTCAATCTCAGACATGGATTATGATGATATCTACGACGTCAGCATTAAAACCCATAAAAAAAATAAAATATTTGCTTTGCATTTCAGTGAAAATATAAATGAAGATATAGATAAGGTTATGAATTTGAAGCCTGATTTATTAATACACGGAATAGAAGCAAATGATACTGATCTAGATATAATAGGTAAAAATAATGTAAGTATTGTAATAACACCCAGGTCAAATATATTCTATGGCAAAAGGCCAGATTACAATAAATTCTTGAAGCATAATATAAATTTAATGCTGGGAACTGATAATGTCTTTGTCACAGAGCCGGATATATTCTCGGAAATGGATTTTTTGTACAGGTATCAAAGATTTTTAAATTATGTAAGCCCTGAAAATATTTTAAAAATGGTTATAGATAATCCATATACTTTTCTTAAAAAAAATAATATAAAAATTAAAAAGAGATACCTATTTTTCAAAAATGAATTGTTGAATGAATACCAGCTCGTAACAAAAAAACATTATTTTAACCCGGTAAAAATTTTATAA
- the pheA gene encoding prephenate dehydratase, with protein sequence MKIGYFGEPGAYSHIAAIQMATGEYVSLESVRAVFMSLENGKISLAVVPVENSIEGAVNQTYDFLFRMNFYIIKEYYLRIKHCLIGHAGAKTDNITHVHSHPQALSQCSDFIYNHGMKPVSEYDTAGSVQIIKENYGLSHAAIASEIAANLNGMDILEKDIENNRHSYTRFFLIAKTPVKVSVPSKTSIVFSTKNKPGALYKILKILNDYGINMTKIESRPVQYTPFQYIFFIDIENNKNTDAAIADIQKSVEQFKILGTYETAYINDED encoded by the coding sequence TTGAAGATAGGTTATTTTGGCGAACCGGGGGCATACAGCCATATTGCAGCTATACAGATGGCTACAGGTGAATATGTATCATTGGAATCGGTAAGGGCAGTATTCATGTCACTGGAGAATGGAAAAATAAGCCTTGCTGTCGTTCCTGTTGAAAATTCAATTGAAGGCGCAGTTAACCAGACATATGATTTTCTATTCAGGATGAATTTTTATATAATTAAAGAGTACTATCTGAGAATAAAACATTGCCTTATAGGGCATGCTGGAGCAAAAACAGATAATATAACGCATGTCCACTCCCACCCACAGGCTTTATCGCAATGTTCCGATTTCATATATAATCACGGCATGAAACCTGTAAGTGAATACGATACTGCCGGAAGTGTACAGATAATTAAAGAAAATTACGGGTTATCCCACGCAGCTATTGCAAGTGAGATCGCAGCTAATTTAAATGGGATGGATATACTTGAGAAGGACATAGAAAACAACAGGCACAGTTATACTCGATTCTTTTTAATAGCTAAAACACCTGTTAAGGTATCTGTTCCATCTAAAACATCAATAGTTTTTTCAACAAAAAATAAACCTGGGGCTTTATATAAAATTTTGAAAATACTTAACGACTACGGGATAAATATGACAAAAATAGAGTCAAGGCCGGTACAATACACACCATTTCAATATATATTTTTTATAGATATAGAAAATAACAAAAATACTGATGCGGCAATAGCAGATATACAGAAATCAGTAGAACAGTTTAAAATTCTGGGGACATATGAAACCGCCTACATCAACGATGAAGACTAA
- a CDS encoding hydroxymethylglutaryl-CoA reductase, degradative, with translation MDSLIHGFHKMTVDERRQIIREFSGLSSEDMEAMDYRMDISTAGNMIENVYTIMDYPVGIATNFKINDKEYLIPMSLEEPSVIAACSNAARYARPGGFTAYSTNSYMRGEIELYNVPDPDYAAINILKNKENILKMANTRSKTLSGMNAGAKSIDLHFVNNELIINIIIDVADAMGANIINTMLEYVSGYIEELTGGQANLRIMSNLTTERITYAYAKFDGKMLGEETVDRIIRANEFAKNDIYRATTHNKGIMNGIDAVLLATMNDFRAQEANSHAYASMGGYGPLTEYRKDIDGNLIGSIKIPIAVGTVGGATKTSRKAMLAMKIMGIHGSNEFSNILGSVGLAQNFAALRALAAEGIQSGHMKLHARNIAIAAGATGEMVEKVAGEMISTGSISYTAAVDIIKKFRDE, from the coding sequence ATGGATTCATTAATACATGGCTTTCATAAGATGACCGTAGATGAAAGAAGACAGATCATCAGGGAGTTTTCAGGCCTCTCTTCAGAAGATATGGAGGCAATGGATTACAGGATGGATATTAGCACCGCCGGAAATATGATAGAAAATGTGTATACTATTATGGATTATCCAGTGGGAATTGCCACAAACTTCAAAATTAATGATAAAGAATATTTAATACCTATGAGCCTCGAAGAACCATCTGTTATAGCTGCGTGTTCCAATGCCGCCAGATATGCACGGCCAGGAGGCTTTACCGCATATTCTACTAATTCTTATATGCGGGGCGAAATTGAATTATATAATGTACCGGACCCGGATTATGCAGCCATAAATATTCTTAAAAATAAGGAAAATATATTGAAAATGGCAAATACAAGATCAAAAACACTCTCAGGCATGAATGCTGGTGCAAAATCAATAGACCTGCATTTTGTTAATAATGAACTTATAATTAATATTATAATAGATGTGGCTGATGCTATGGGCGCTAATATAATAAATACCATGCTCGAATATGTGTCAGGCTATATAGAAGAACTCACAGGAGGACAGGCAAATCTCAGGATCATGAGCAACCTTACAACAGAAAGAATTACATATGCATATGCAAAATTTGACGGGAAAATGCTTGGAGAGGAAACAGTGGATAGGATAATACGGGCAAATGAATTTGCAAAAAATGATATATACCGTGCCACTACCCATAATAAGGGTATAATGAACGGCATCGATGCTGTGCTTCTGGCAACCATGAATGATTTCAGGGCACAGGAAGCAAACTCACATGCCTATGCATCCATGGGTGGATATGGCCCACTGACAGAGTATAGAAAAGACATTGACGGGAATTTGATTGGATCAATAAAAATCCCTATAGCTGTTGGCACAGTAGGCGGGGCAACAAAAACATCCAGAAAAGCAATGCTTGCAATGAAGATAATGGGGATCCATGGTTCCAATGAATTTTCAAATATCCTGGGTTCAGTCGGGCTGGCACAAAATTTTGCAGCACTGCGGGCACTGGCAGCAGAGGGAATCCAGAGCGGGCATATGAAATTGCATGCAAGAAATATAGCTATTGCAGCAGGTGCTACAGGAGAAATGGTTGAAAAAGTTGCCGGCGAGATGATATCCACCGGGAGCATTAGCTACACAGCAGCAGTCGATATAATTAAAAAATTTAGGGATGAATAA
- a CDS encoding YeeE/YedE thiosulfate transporter family protein, translated as MASAGVYSYSTLVVHTIGWEPFSDIGTLFGAFLASIFFTRRFQSFNSVIPPSWETRFGNSQIKRAGGAFTGGFMMLLGARMADGCASGHILSGDLQMAVSSLEFFIVVIIFLLIAARLIYRKVN; from the coding sequence ATGGCTTCTGCAGGAGTATATAGCTATAGCACTCTTGTTGTCCACACAATAGGATGGGAACCTTTCAGTGATATAGGTACTCTATTCGGTGCTTTTCTGGCTTCAATATTTTTCACAAGGAGATTTCAATCATTCAACAGCGTTATTCCTCCTTCATGGGAGACAAGATTTGGAAACAGCCAGATAAAAAGGGCAGGAGGTGCTTTTACAGGAGGTTTCATGATGTTGCTTGGGGCAAGGATGGCAGATGGCTGTGCTTCAGGGCATATACTGAGCGGTGATTTGCAGATGGCAGTAAGTAGCCTGGAATTCTTTATAGTAGTGATAATATTCCTGCTAATTGCCGCCCGTTTAATATACAGGAAGGTGAACTAA
- the ribB gene encoding 3,4-dihydroxy-2-butanone-4-phosphate synthase — protein sequence MIDEAIKALKNKKMILIHDFNDRENETDMVIASEFVTPEIIRTMRKDGGGLICTTIREKDAKKFNLPYLDDLFYRSLDMDKSVLNSSDMGYDTKDAFSLTVNSRDTYTGIPDNDRYKTVKHFSEFINSLGNNANENEKNFGKIFRVPGHIHLLIARNNYFKERKGHTELSTYIVEKAGLIPSATIVETLSDSFNSMTLEESKKYADEHNIVLINGKEIIDDFNKTDRILQ from the coding sequence ATGATTGATGAGGCAATAAAGGCATTGAAAAATAAAAAAATGATTTTAATCCATGATTTCAATGACAGGGAAAATGAGACGGATATGGTAATAGCATCCGAATTTGTTACACCTGAAATAATAAGGACAATGAGAAAGGATGGAGGGGGTTTAATATGCACTACAATAAGGGAAAAAGATGCAAAAAAATTCAATTTGCCCTATCTGGATGATTTATTTTACAGGTCTCTGGATATGGATAAATCAGTTTTAAATTCATCAGACATGGGCTATGATACGAAAGATGCCTTTTCATTGACAGTAAATTCAAGGGATACTTACACGGGCATACCTGATAATGATAGATATAAAACGGTAAAGCATTTTTCGGAATTTATAAATTCTCTGGGAAATAATGCAAATGAAAACGAAAAGAATTTCGGGAAAATATTCAGGGTTCCGGGCCATATACATTTATTAATAGCGAGGAATAATTATTTTAAAGAGAGGAAAGGCCATACTGAATTAAGCACATATATTGTAGAGAAAGCCGGTTTGATACCCAGTGCAACAATAGTGGAAACACTGAGCGATTCCTTTAATTCCATGACCCTGGAAGAATCTAAAAAATATGCAGATGAACATAACATTGTATTGATAAACGGGAAGGAGATTATAGACGATTTCAATAAAACGGATAGGATTTTACAATGA
- a CDS encoding nuclear transport factor 2 family protein yields the protein MEDLKDIVKKYYIAVDKNDLDTLFSIFADNIVYKRPGYEPIEGMANFKEFYQKNRIIKEGHHTLSNIIASDPYVIVEGEFNGILKDGSKSHTTFVDVYTFSSGKAIKRHTYFDGQSV from the coding sequence ATGGAAGACCTGAAAGATATTGTAAAAAAATATTATATTGCTGTAGATAAAAATGATCTGGATACCCTGTTTTCTATATTTGCCGATAACATAGTTTACAAACGACCCGGATACGAACCTATAGAGGGCATGGCAAACTTTAAAGAGTTTTATCAGAAGAATAGAATAATAAAAGAGGGTCACCATACCCTATCGAATATCATAGCAAGCGACCCTTATGTGATTGTTGAAGGAGAATTCAATGGTATTTTAAAGGATGGCAGCAAATCCCACACAACTTTCGTTGATGTGTATACATTTTCCAGCGGGAAAGCCATAAAAAGGCATACTTATTTCGATGGGCAGAGCGTTTAA
- a CDS encoding SRPBCC family protein, protein MLTFEDSFDVKTTPEKAYGYVVDQEALIKLIPDLLNYEKVDENEMKLTAKAGVSFIKGKFDLVLDITDKKASEHITLKGKGNGSGASVDFTVNFDFLPDDQGTKVNWKADMNIVGTAASMGARMLKSAAQKYIVKLVGNYKKALEEDAGN, encoded by the coding sequence ATGTTAACATTCGAAGACTCTTTTGATGTAAAAACCACGCCGGAAAAAGCTTACGGATATGTTGTGGACCAGGAAGCACTGATAAAGCTTATTCCAGACCTCCTGAATTATGAGAAAGTAGATGAAAACGAAATGAAGCTAACTGCTAAAGCAGGGGTTTCATTCATAAAGGGAAAATTTGACCTTGTTCTGGATATTACCGACAAAAAAGCCAGTGAACATATCACTTTAAAAGGCAAGGGAAACGGTTCAGGGGCATCTGTTGACTTTACCGTTAATTTTGATTTTTTGCCTGATGACCAGGGTACAAAGGTTAACTGGAAGGCTGATATGAATATTGTTGGGACCGCAGCAAGCATGGGTGCAAGGATGCTCAAAAGTGCTGCCCAGAAATATATTGTAAAACTGGTTGGCAATTATAAAAAAGCCCTCGAAGAGGATGCAGGGAACTGA
- a CDS encoding peroxiredoxin, translated as MVEEGELAPDFEALDTGLKSKKLSDYKGNVTMLAFFPGAFTSVCTKEMCTFRDSMANFNKFNAKVVGISVDSPFSLKEFATKNNLQFDLLSDGNREISDKYGALYKSFLNINGLTASKRSVFVLDKTGKIVYKWVSEDAGKEPDYKKIEEVISKYN; from the coding sequence ATGGTAGAAGAAGGAGAATTGGCCCCGGATTTCGAGGCTCTGGATACAGGATTGAAAAGCAAAAAATTGTCTGATTATAAGGGAAATGTTACCATGCTCGCATTTTTCCCCGGTGCTTTCACATCTGTCTGCACAAAGGAAATGTGCACATTCAGGGACTCTATGGCAAATTTTAACAAATTTAACGCAAAAGTTGTGGGCATCAGTGTGGATTCACCGTTCTCACTCAAGGAATTTGCCACAAAGAACAACCTGCAATTTGACCTGTTAAGTGATGGCAACCGTGAAATATCGGATAAATACGGAGCTTTATACAAAAGTTTTCTTAACATAAACGGGTTGACAGCATCTAAAAGATCTGTTTTTGTGCTTGACAAAACAGGTAAAATTGTATATAAATGGGTCAGTGAAGATGCTGGAAAGGAACCGGATTATAAGAAAATAGAAGAAGTAATTTCAAAATATAATTAA
- the ribH gene encoding 6,7-dimethyl-8-ribityllumazine synthase produces the protein MKIGMVVAEFNYDITMMMVERAKDYADFLGIEYKILKVPGTFDIPLGIKKLLKIDDIDGIIAIGAVIKGETDHHRIIMENAARKITDLSLEYEKPVALGISGPGESRLQAEARIDMAKEALESCVKMVKSLNNL, from the coding sequence ATGAAAATAGGAATGGTAGTTGCAGAATTTAATTATGATATAACAATGATGATGGTGGAGAGAGCTAAAGATTATGCAGATTTTCTGGGTATTGAGTATAAAATACTTAAAGTACCTGGAACTTTTGATATACCCTTAGGAATTAAAAAATTGTTAAAAATTGACGATATAGATGGTATAATAGCAATAGGTGCTGTGATAAAAGGGGAAACAGACCACCATAGAATAATAATGGAAAATGCAGCAAGAAAAATAACTGATTTATCATTAGAATATGAGAAGCCTGTTGCTTTAGGCATATCCGGCCCTGGGGAATCCAGGTTGCAGGCTGAAGCCAGAATAGACATGGCAAAGGAAGCCCTGGAAAGCTGCGTTAAAATGGTTAAATCATTGAATAATTTATAA
- a CDS encoding stage II sporulation protein M, with protein sequence MEIKMPRLRKIFLLSFIIELVGFAVISSLPIHDPALYASFKSEDSAIISKSFFPMWLSIFPHNLLIASIEFIPVVGILMFGFSIGSTASVIAVEGTSTKVSGLAIFTSLMILPHSWLELPAYAVAASTSIYILYYLVKGQMGKKYMKIIYMYIFVVIELAFAGAIETSEIILEESAHPLYSLYMWIPAVPIIIFLIWLYRHMDSDEYKHKKEIEKDEYDFSQF encoded by the coding sequence ATGGAAATAAAAATGCCGAGGCTCAGGAAAATATTTTTATTATCATTCATTATAGAACTCGTCGGGTTTGCCGTCATTTCATCCCTTCCAATACATGACCCCGCACTTTATGCAAGTTTCAAATCAGAGGATAGTGCCATTATATCAAAATCCTTTTTTCCAATGTGGCTAAGCATATTTCCACATAACCTTTTAATAGCCAGTATAGAGTTTATACCGGTAGTAGGAATACTCATGTTCGGCTTTTCTATAGGGTCAACTGCAAGTGTGATAGCAGTAGAGGGGACCTCCACAAAGGTTAGCGGCCTGGCAATATTTACAAGCCTTATGATACTCCCGCATTCCTGGCTGGAACTTCCAGCTTATGCTGTAGCCGCAAGCACCAGTATATACATATTGTATTACCTTGTCAAGGGGCAAATGGGAAAGAAATACATGAAAATTATTTATATGTATATATTTGTAGTTATAGAACTGGCATTTGCAGGAGCTATTGAAACATCTGAAATAATACTGGAAGAATCTGCACATCCATTATATTCTCTATATATGTGGATTCCTGCAGTCCCTATTATAATATTCCTCATATGGCTTTACAGGCATATGGATTCAGATGAATATAAGCACAAAAAAGAAATTGAAAAAGATGAATACGACTTTAGCCAGTTTTAA
- a CDS encoding alpha/beta fold hydrolase: MERKYCTTRYGKLSYLDGNSGYPVIFLHGFGGTGNTWLKTAPYLEKCIRPVLVDLLGHGHSDKPDIEYIVKQQAESIVDLISTLEVSKFSIAGNSYGGWITLKLASGMLEPDMIFPVDSAGISPALSNGSRENMNRVLDSILKLRNYNNRNALERIMENNKKQEEKISDTALGNIKSKTTIIWGSADNIIPVSYGYAMESKISGSELIVMPDAGHTPFIDMPEEFAEIINRKIKEYALC; encoded by the coding sequence ATGGAAAGAAAATACTGTACAACCAGGTATGGAAAACTGTCGTACCTGGATGGCAACTCCGGTTATCCTGTAATTTTTTTGCACGGTTTTGGGGGCACCGGAAATACGTGGCTGAAAACCGCGCCATACCTGGAAAAATGCATACGGCCGGTACTTGTGGATTTGCTAGGGCATGGACATTCTGATAAGCCAGATATTGAATATATAGTAAAACAGCAGGCTGAATCCATCGTTGATTTAATCAGTACACTTGAAGTTTCAAAGTTTTCCATTGCAGGAAACTCCTATGGAGGCTGGATTACGCTGAAACTTGCATCGGGAATGCTGGAACCTGATATGATCTTCCCTGTTGATAGCGCCGGAATCTCGCCTGCTTTAAGCAATGGAAGCAGGGAGAATATGAACCGCGTCCTTGATTCCATTTTAAAATTAAGGAACTATAATAACAGAAACGCATTGGAAAGAATAATGGAAAATAATAAAAAACAGGAAGAGAAAATAAGTGATACAGCTTTAGGCAACATAAAAAGCAAAACAACTATAATATGGGGAAGTGCGGATAATATAATACCTGTATCCTACGGGTATGCCATGGAAAGCAAAATTTCTGGCAGTGAATTAATTGTTATGCCTGATGCCGGCCACACGCCATTTATAGATATGCCAGAGGAATTCGCAGAAATAATCAACAGAAAAATTAAAGAATACGCTCTCTGTTAA
- a CDS encoding RibD family protein has protein sequence MIPYIIINVAMSINGKISAINGRYRISNDIDINRVMEIRKNVDGVLLGANSVKVDNPVLNYAKNRIILDEKLRLNDNYNVFDGKIKSYIFSRNNKKIKNAEIIILDDLSITSILKKLYDMGIKSILVEGGSNVINQFIDKKIFDEFYIFINPGLILDGIPLFKEEMKLNYKISMEGDGLLLNIKDINNF, from the coding sequence ATGATTCCATATATTATAATAAACGTTGCAATGTCGATAAATGGTAAAATATCTGCTATAAATGGGAGATACAGGATTTCAAATGATATTGACATCAACAGGGTAATGGAAATAAGGAAAAATGTTGATGGCGTTTTACTGGGGGCTAACAGCGTAAAGGTAGATAATCCAGTTTTGAATTATGCAAAGAATAGGATAATTTTAGATGAAAAATTAAGATTAAACGATAATTACAATGTTTTCGATGGAAAAATAAAATCGTATATATTTTCAAGAAATAATAAGAAAATAAAAAATGCGGAAATAATAATTTTAGATGATTTATCAATAACCAGTATATTAAAAAAACTATATGATATGGGGATAAAAAGCATATTGGTAGAAGGAGGTTCCAATGTTATAAATCAATTTATAGATAAAAAAATATTTGATGAATTTTATATATTTATAAATCCTGGTTTAATATTAGATGGGATACCGTTGTTTAAAGAAGAAATGAAATTAAATTATAAAATATCCATGGAAGGTGATGGTTTATTATTGAATATTAAAGATATTAATAACTTTTAA
- a CDS encoding gamma carbonic anhydrase family protein has translation MIYEFEGQVPEISRKAYVFDNATVIGNVHIGDYVWIGPGAVLRGDYGEISIGAYSAIEDNCVIHARPGEKTTIGEHVTIGHLSVIHTGTIDDYAVIGMNSTVSDFATVGKWAAIGEGAVVKSKSKIPDRSIAVGVPAKVVGEVSEEYMKTWEKYKENYNSFCKRYLENLKVVKK, from the coding sequence ATGATATATGAGTTCGAAGGGCAGGTCCCGGAAATAAGCAGGAAAGCGTATGTTTTTGATAATGCCACAGTGATAGGCAATGTCCATATAGGGGATTATGTATGGATAGGACCGGGCGCTGTATTGAGGGGTGATTATGGTGAAATATCTATCGGTGCTTACTCTGCAATTGAAGATAACTGTGTAATACACGCAAGGCCTGGTGAAAAGACTACAATAGGAGAACATGTTACGATCGGGCACCTGTCAGTTATACATACCGGTACCATAGATGATTATGCTGTGATAGGAATGAATTCTACCGTTTCAGATTTTGCTACAGTAGGAAAATGGGCAGCTATAGGTGAAGGTGCTGTTGTTAAAAGCAAAAGCAAAATACCTGATAGGTCAATAGCTGTAGGCGTTCCGGCAAAAGTTGTCGGCGAGGTTTCTGAAGAGTACATGAAAACCTGGGAAAAGTATAAGGAAAATTACAACAGCTTCTGTAAGCGGTATCTGGAAAATTTAAAAGTAGTAAAAAAATAA
- the ribC gene encoding riboflavin synthase, whose protein sequence is MKLIGIVDTTFARYDMASSAIDELYKTGTGFDIKRYTVPGIKDTPVAALKLFSEYNCDLVMAFGMPGPMPVDKMSAQIASTGLMEVQLKTMKHILEVFVHEDEAIDDRELAWLCDNRSREHAVNAYYLLFDPEKLTENAGNGLRQGFEDRGPVNSGSAGHKH, encoded by the coding sequence ATGAAATTGATAGGAATAGTGGATACAACATTTGCAAGGTACGACATGGCTTCATCTGCAATAGATGAATTGTATAAAACCGGAACCGGATTTGATATAAAAAGGTACACTGTCCCGGGAATAAAGGATACGCCGGTAGCAGCATTAAAATTGTTCAGTGAATACAACTGCGATTTAGTAATGGCGTTCGGCATGCCCGGACCAATGCCTGTAGATAAAATGTCAGCACAGATAGCATCAACAGGCTTAATGGAAGTACAGTTAAAGACAATGAAGCATATTCTGGAAGTTTTTGTCCATGAGGATGAAGCTATAGATGATAGGGAACTTGCATGGCTATGTGACAACAGGTCAAGAGAACACGCAGTGAACGCATATTATTTGCTATTCGATCCTGAGAAATTAACGGAAAATGCGGGCAATGGGTTAAGGCAGGGATTTGAGGACAGGGGTCCGGTTAATTCAGGAAGTGCCGGACATAAACATTAG
- a CDS encoding transaldolase family protein: protein MKVFLDSSDINEIREISDYGFIDGVTTDPVSIAREVSKGSTTEQVITSIIKAVNGEVHIQVVSQDYDSIMSQAFKIHSLGMNVIVNIPATFTGIKAMLKLNEKKVKCSALSVYNTVQAIMAAQNYPEYVSIKTGKIKNTAEDGMELAYNVNQTFKNCGFDAKVLVGGISKLEDITRAGIMGAGAISVTYPLLKQVEGDINMGTEIAEQMEAWNKIAESSRTFFNK, encoded by the coding sequence ATGAAAGTTTTTCTGGACAGTTCCGATATTAACGAAATCAGGGAGATATCAGATTACGGCTTCATTGATGGGGTAACAACAGATCCTGTTTCTATAGCAAGGGAAGTATCAAAGGGCTCCACTACGGAACAGGTGATTACATCCATAATTAAGGCGGTTAATGGGGAGGTGCATATACAGGTTGTTTCACAGGATTACGATTCTATAATGTCCCAGGCATTTAAAATCCATTCCCTCGGGATGAATGTAATAGTCAACATTCCGGCAACATTTACCGGGATTAAAGCAATGTTGAAACTAAACGAGAAAAAGGTAAAATGTTCTGCTTTGTCTGTTTACAATACAGTTCAGGCCATTATGGCAGCACAGAACTATCCCGAATATGTTTCTATAAAAACCGGAAAAATAAAAAATACCGCCGAGGATGGGATGGAGCTGGCCTACAATGTAAACCAAACATTTAAAAACTGTGGATTTGACGCGAAGGTTCTTGTTGGAGGTATCTCAAAGCTTGAAGACATAACCAGGGCAGGTATCATGGGTGCCGGTGCAATCTCAGTTACGTACCCGCTCCTTAAACAGGTGGAAGGAGATATTAACATGGGAACAGAAATAGCGGAACAGATGGAGGCGTGGAATAAAATTGCTGAAAGCAGCAGAACGTTTTTTAATAAATAA
- a CDS encoding YeeE/YedE thiosulfate transporter family protein, with product MHPTAESGGFLLRDRKWQDRLFVGCIAIAIGAGALALYGLAALGVAFHWGVKPDYVLGVAFGAALFGVGIAISGYVPGTVWMGLGEGRRDAIYALLGGLLGAASWTLIYQTSFGQWLISYDNFGQIYFGGKVDTNLYVGFGIAVVWAIVMFSIAYFLPRYKGGKSCAYTSLHKSGKMSTVEQEKYIETAGMLMEGASMPLGKNNIAEKVNYHWTVSSKLFGVVMMSVGIIIGLMLVLEMFLHQIFGESTTYSWIVAKIWLLQEYIAIALLLSTQ from the coding sequence ATTCATCCTACAGCTGAATCAGGAGGCTTTCTGCTACGGGATCGTAAATGGCAGGACAGGTTATTTGTAGGGTGTATAGCAATAGCTATAGGGGCAGGAGCTCTTGCACTTTATGGGTTAGCTGCACTTGGTGTTGCATTCCATTGGGGAGTTAAACCTGATTATGTACTGGGTGTGGCCTTTGGAGCTGCATTGTTCGGAGTAGGAATTGCAATTTCAGGATATGTTCCAGGTACGGTATGGATGGGACTCGGAGAAGGAAGGCGTGACGCTATATACGCGCTGCTTGGTGGATTGCTTGGAGCAGCATCCTGGACACTGATATATCAGACATCGTTCGGGCAATGGTTAATAAGCTACGATAATTTTGGGCAAATTTATTTCGGTGGCAAAGTAGATACAAATCTATACGTTGGATTTGGAATAGCAGTTGTGTGGGCAATAGTTATGTTCTCCATAGCATATTTCCTTCCAAGGTATAAGGGAGGAAAAAGCTGTGCTTATACTTCATTGCACAAATCAGGGAAAATGAGCACAGTTGAACAGGAAAAATACATAGAAACTGCGGGAATGCTTATGGAAGGGGCTTCTATGCCACTTGGCAAGAACAATATTGCTGAGAAAGTAAATTATCACTGGACTGTTTCATCTAAATTATTTGGTGTGGTCATGATGTCCGTAGGAATAATTATAGGGTTAATGCTTGTACTGGAAATGTTTCTGCACCAGATCTTTGGCGAATCAACAACGTATTCATGGATTGTGGCAAAAATATGGCTTCTGCAGGAGTATATAGCTATAGCACTCTTGTTGTCCACACAATAG